In one Myotis daubentonii chromosome 1, mMyoDau2.1, whole genome shotgun sequence genomic region, the following are encoded:
- the ZFYVE19 gene encoding abscission/NoCut checkpoint regulator produces the protein MESRCYGCAVKFTLFKKEIGCKNCGRAFCSSCLSFSAAVPRAGNTQQKVCKQCHEALTRGSSPASASKWSPPQNYKKRVAALEAKQKSSTPQSHGLTPQDQVIAERLARLRQENEPKSVPSQAEIEARLAALRGETQSSIPSTQEMEARLAALQGRVPPSRTPQPAHQPPDTRTQAQQAQDLLTQLTAEVAIDESWEGGSPAAAIQNDLNQGWPGGLSANSKGQATRSLDGEKSRLLAEAAVELREENTRQERILDLAKRLAVLRGRDPDRVTLQDYRLPDSDDDEDEETAIQRVLQQLTEEAALDEASGFNIPAEPALQPPATSCRAEPQAQALAPRPEAEEEQLPWCCICNEDATLRCAGCDGDLYCVRCFREGHDAFELKEHRTSAYRAPHAGQGH, from the exons ATGGAAAGCAGGTGCTACGGCTGCGCTGTCAAGTTCACCCTCTTCAAGAAGGAG ATTGGCTGTAAGAACTGTGGCCGGGCCTTCTGTTCCAGCTGCCTTAGCTTCAGTGCAGCGGTGCCCCGGGCCGGGAACACCCAACAGAAAGTCTGCAAACAGTGCCACGAGGCCCTGACCAG AGGATCTTCTCCTGCCAGTGCCTCCAAGTGGTCACCACCTCAGAACTATAAGAA GCGTGTGGCAGCCTTGGAAGCCAAGCAGAAGTCCAGCACGCCCCAGAGCCATGGACTGACCCCACAAGACCAAGTCATCGCTGAGCGCCTAGCACGGCTCCGCCAGGAGAACGAGCCCA AGTCAGTGCCCTCACAGGCAGAGATAGAAGCCAGGCTAGCCGCACTGAGGGGCGAAACCCAGAGTTCCATCCCTTCCACCCAGGAGATGGAGGCACGGCTTGCCGCACTGCAGGGCAGAGTTCCACCTTCTCGGACCCCCCAGCCG GCGCATCAGCCCCCAgacaccaggacccaggcccaGCAGGCGCAGGATCTGCTGACACAGCTCACGGCAGAAGTGGCTATTGATGAGAGCTGGGAAGGAGGAAGCCCAG CTGCCGCTATTCAGAATGACCTCAACCAGGGTTGGCCAGGAGGCCTGAGTGCTAATTCCAAGGGGCAGGCCACCCGGTCCCTGGACGGGGAGAAGAGCAGGCTGCTGGCTGAAGCGGCAGTCGAGCTGCGGGAGGAGAACACGAGGCAAGAGCGGATCCTGGACCTTGCCAAGCGCCTGGCTGTGCTTCGGGGACGGGACCCTGACAGAG tGACCCTCCAAGACTATCGCCTCCCAGACAGTGATGACGATGAGGATGAGGAGACGGCCATCCAGAGAGTCCTGCAGCAG CTCACTGAAGAAGCCGCCCTGGATGAGGCAAGTGGCTTTAACATCCCGGCAGAGCCAGCACTGCAACCCCCGGCCACATCCTGCAGGGCAGAGCCTCAG GCCCAGGCTCTGGCCCCCAGGCCTGAGGCTGAGGAAGAGCAGCTCCCCTGGTGCTGCATCTGCAATGAGGACGCCACCTTGCGCTGCGCTGGCTGCGACGGAGACCTCTACTGTGTCCGCTGCTTCCG gGAAGGCCATGACGCCTTTGAACTTAAAGAGCACCGGACATCTGCTTACCGCGCCCCACATGCAGGCCAAGGGCACTGA